A DNA window from Deinococcus ruber contains the following coding sequences:
- a CDS encoding RNA-guided endonuclease InsQ/TnpB family protein translates to MAKSGVNLPPGTTIAVRQLQIRLTPEQHRMLDFLFDRSRALYNQALFVTRRSFIQTGFIPKTGTLFFRDEVKARGFRGQAPRKKPGKDELLKVSPKPHPWTVPLKDRFVGGTLDSLDGSVHRKALPASVADQVLWSVHEAWDSYRELRALHAKGQLHFRPKAPGYLKAGTAFKLAFPNSGGGKPKVLEVLDEATGEMVMFIRFPLGDTLKTWFGLSELKIPVPKGIDPSLVREWTFRKQNGVILLEISLLKERPALVPLDPSRILGIDPGTSANLAACVGTDGSNLLIDARGMKAMNQWYNRCIALRKKGKAEDYWDARCDQLTRKRNNQMRDGVNKAAKLIVQHCVNRGIGTIVFGWNAGIKQEARLGKDTQNFVQMPLARLKERVRQLCELHGVQFHQQEESYTSKSSHLDGDTPPVYGSKLDGWTASGTRTRRGLYRSARGMRINADLNGAANIIQKHVTGTTVEGAEMPLQRFRLGRRCLTTARRTRLWERRLNTVCSSQSRCVSASLSSR, encoded by the coding sequence ATGGCTAAATCCGGCGTGAACCTTCCACCCGGCACCACCATCGCCGTCCGCCAGCTCCAGATCCGCCTGACCCCCGAACAGCACCGCATGCTCGACTTTCTCTTTGACCGTAGCCGAGCCCTCTACAACCAGGCGCTGTTCGTGACTCGCCGGTCGTTCATCCAGACCGGTTTCATTCCGAAGACCGGCACCCTGTTCTTCCGCGATGAAGTCAAAGCCAGAGGCTTCAGAGGGCAGGCTCCGCGGAAGAAGCCGGGCAAGGACGAGCTGCTGAAAGTCAGCCCAAAACCGCACCCGTGGACCGTCCCGCTGAAAGACCGCTTCGTCGGCGGAACACTCGACAGTCTCGACGGTTCGGTCCACCGCAAGGCCCTGCCTGCCAGCGTGGCTGATCAGGTGCTGTGGTCCGTCCATGAAGCCTGGGACTCCTACCGAGAACTCCGGGCACTCCACGCGAAGGGTCAGCTTCATTTCCGTCCGAAAGCCCCCGGGTACCTGAAGGCCGGAACAGCATTCAAGCTTGCCTTCCCTAACTCCGGCGGCGGAAAGCCGAAGGTGCTGGAAGTGCTCGATGAAGCCACTGGTGAGATGGTCATGTTCATCCGCTTCCCGCTTGGCGACACGCTCAAGACCTGGTTCGGTCTCAGCGAGCTGAAAATCCCGGTTCCGAAAGGAATTGATCCCTCTCTGGTTCGGGAGTGGACCTTCCGGAAGCAGAACGGCGTCATCCTGCTGGAGATCAGCCTGCTGAAGGAAAGGCCTGCCCTGGTTCCTCTTGACCCTTCGCGGATCCTCGGCATCGACCCCGGGACCTCCGCAAACCTCGCGGCGTGTGTCGGGACCGACGGCAGCAACCTGCTGATCGACGCCCGGGGTATGAAAGCCATGAACCAGTGGTACAACCGCTGCATCGCCCTCAGGAAGAAAGGCAAAGCCGAAGATTATTGGGACGCCCGCTGCGATCAGCTGACCCGGAAGCGTAACAACCAGATGCGCGATGGCGTCAACAAGGCCGCGAAACTCATCGTTCAGCACTGTGTGAACCGAGGAATCGGCACCATCGTGTTCGGCTGGAACGCCGGCATCAAACAGGAAGCGAGGCTCGGGAAGGACACGCAGAACTTCGTTCAGATGCCCCTCGCCCGGCTCAAGGAACGGGTCAGGCAGCTGTGCGAACTGCACGGCGTACAGTTCCATCAGCAGGAAGAGAGCTACACCTCGAAGAGTTCGCATCTGGACGGCGATACCCCACCCGTGTACGGCAGCAAGCTGGACGGGTGGACAGCGTCTGGAACGAGAACCCGACGGGGGCTGTACCGCAGCGCCAGGGGAATGCGAATCAACGCGGACCTGAACGGTGCGGCGAACATCATTCAGAAACACGTAACCGGAACAACCGTGGAGGGCGCAGAGATGCCCCTTCAGCGGTTTCGACTGGGTAGGCGGTGCTTGACCACCGCGAGACGAACCAGACTCTGGGAAAGACGCTTGAACACCGTCTGCTCCTCCCAGAGCAGGTGCGTCTCTGCTTCTCTCAGCTCACGCTGA
- a CDS encoding MFS transporter: MDSTLSPTPLEQAERTVSARPDFRRLWAAQSVSLIGSEVTTLALPLTAALVLKATPVQMGLLAAASQAPFLLFSLLAGVWIDHTPRRPWLIFSDVGRAILLLSIPATALLNVLSLIQLYSVAFVVGLLTVFFEVAHFAYVPALLPRRQLTEGNSKIQVSYAAATAAGPGLGGVLVQWLSAPFALLIDAGTFLISAWLLWGIRHRESLPPQGNRHGMLQEIQGGLHALLGHPLLRPIIVASALMTLMTGGIGAVYILYATRELQLGVGVIGLIATAGGLGALPGAVLTRWAAQRFGVGRTIVGGWLGWALMGLAVPLASGAPWLVVMMLCMGQGLGSLADTVANVQQWSLRQVVTPDGLQARVTASHRFLVQGAGALGALLGGFLGASIGLRLTLWVCSLGVILGLLPVIISPLWRLRDMPTAPTPETGK; this comes from the coding sequence ATGGACAGCACGCTCTCGCCGACCCCCCTTGAGCAGGCCGAACGGACGGTCAGCGCTCGCCCCGACTTCCGCCGTCTCTGGGCAGCCCAGTCTGTCTCGCTGATCGGGTCAGAAGTGACCACGCTGGCTCTCCCCCTGACAGCGGCCCTGGTGCTGAAGGCCACCCCGGTTCAGATGGGGCTCCTCGCCGCCGCCAGCCAGGCACCCTTTCTGCTGTTCAGCCTGCTGGCCGGCGTCTGGATCGATCACACGCCCCGCCGCCCCTGGTTGATTTTCAGCGATGTCGGGCGGGCCATCCTGCTCCTCTCCATCCCCGCTACAGCCCTGCTCAACGTGCTCAGCCTCATCCAGCTTTACAGTGTGGCCTTTGTGGTGGGCCTGCTGACGGTGTTTTTCGAGGTTGCCCACTTCGCCTATGTTCCCGCCCTCCTCCCCCGGCGACAGTTGACCGAGGGCAACAGCAAAATCCAGGTGAGTTACGCGGCAGCGACTGCTGCTGGCCCCGGTCTGGGCGGTGTGTTGGTGCAGTGGCTCAGCGCCCCCTTCGCGCTGCTGATCGATGCAGGGACCTTCCTGATCTCGGCGTGGCTGCTGTGGGGCATCCGGCACCGTGAATCCCTGCCTCCTCAGGGAAATCGGCACGGGATGCTTCAGGAGATCCAGGGAGGATTACACGCCTTGCTGGGACATCCGTTATTGCGCCCGATCATCGTGGCGTCTGCGCTGATGACGTTGATGACCGGTGGGATCGGGGCGGTCTACATCCTGTACGCGACGCGCGAACTGCAACTAGGCGTGGGAGTGATCGGCCTGATCGCCACAGCAGGAGGCCTGGGCGCCCTCCCTGGCGCGGTCCTGACCAGGTGGGCCGCGCAGCGTTTTGGCGTGGGCCGCACGATTGTTGGCGGCTGGCTGGGGTGGGCGTTGATGGGACTGGCCGTGCCGCTGGCCAGTGGAGCACCGTGGCTGGTGGTCATGATGTTGTGTATGGGGCAGGGCCTGGGGAGCCTGGCAGATACGGTTGCGAACGTGCAGCAGTGGAGCCTCCGCCAGGTCGTGACGCCAGATGGGTTGCAGGCACGCGTGACGGCGAGTCACCGGTTTCTGGTGCAGGGGGCGGGCGCCCTTGGCGCGCTCCTTGGTGGCTTCCTCGGTGCCAGCATTGGCCTACGTCTAACACTGTGGGTATGCTCATTGGGTGTGATACTGGGGCTGCTTCCGGTCATCATCTCGCCGCTCTGGCGGTTACGGGACATGCCGACGGCGCCGACGCCCGAGACGGGCAAGTGA
- a CDS encoding TetR/AcrR family transcriptional regulator codes for MVTALQRYRTFGVGGTTLKDVSEASGVPLGNLYYYFKTRSELVMAVLDECERELQELLHRLAPLSPVDWLATYFEWLLQDPEAAARFGCPFGSLALELRALSDPAAQRAADIVEIYFKAVTAQVEALGRPAAVADDLFIAIQGAYAVSRVKGNAAFFRTSVERLRAQTFHGIDR; via the coding sequence GTGGTGACGGCTCTGCAGCGCTACCGTACTTTTGGAGTAGGCGGCACCACCCTCAAGGACGTTTCCGAGGCGTCGGGCGTGCCGCTCGGCAACCTGTACTACTACTTCAAGACCCGCAGCGAACTGGTCATGGCTGTGCTGGACGAATGTGAGCGTGAACTCCAGGAGTTGCTGCACCGACTCGCGCCCCTCTCTCCTGTCGACTGGCTGGCCACCTACTTCGAGTGGCTGCTGCAAGACCCGGAGGCCGCTGCCCGCTTCGGCTGTCCGTTCGGCTCACTGGCACTGGAACTGCGCGCGCTGAGCGACCCAGCCGCTCAGCGCGCCGCTGACATCGTGGAAATATACTTCAAGGCGGTCACAGCACAGGTAGAGGCCCTGGGACGACCGGCAGCGGTGGCTGATGATCTGTTCATTGCCATTCAGGGTGCCTACGCGGTGTCGCGGGTAAAAGGGAATGCTGCTTTTTTCCGTACCAGTGTGGAACGTCTGCGCGCGCAGACGTTCCACGGTATTGACAGGTAA
- a CDS encoding alpha/beta fold hydrolase, which translates to MTTLQKQMTTLSLALCTTATLAGGSAGMQEGMLDVNGASIHYVSQGSGTPMLLLHGYPLSGELFARNRDALANAGYRVITIDHRGYGKSTAPASDPGSLETYAKDALAVLDKLNIPKAIIGGMSMGGPITFEMYREAPDRFMGMILIDTLANPAGIVEQHLWKGMAQKATTFGPQSLAPELLKDMLTGQTRMNKPGDAKTLTDIVSQASVAGDVAGAMVLANRPDSVPTLKTIRVPTLILEGLEDTVYPPEFSMKMMQNIPNAKLVIIPGAAHAAIFEKASAANAAIIDWARAVR; encoded by the coding sequence ATGACCACCCTCCAGAAACAGATGACAACCCTCTCACTCGCCCTATGTACGACAGCTACCCTCGCCGGTGGCAGTGCCGGGATGCAGGAAGGCATGCTCGACGTGAACGGCGCGAGCATCCACTACGTTTCGCAGGGCAGCGGCACCCCGATGCTGCTGCTGCACGGCTATCCGCTGAGCGGCGAGCTGTTTGCCCGCAACCGCGACGCTCTCGCCAACGCGGGCTACCGGGTCATCACCATTGACCACCGGGGGTACGGCAAAAGCACCGCCCCCGCTAGCGATCCTGGCAGCTTGGAAACCTACGCTAAAGACGCGCTTGCCGTCCTGGACAAGTTAAATATCCCGAAAGCCATCATCGGCGGCATGAGTATGGGCGGCCCGATCACCTTCGAAATGTACCGTGAAGCCCCGGACCGTTTCATGGGCATGATCCTGATCGACACGCTCGCCAACCCCGCTGGCATCGTCGAGCAGCACCTCTGGAAGGGCATGGCACAGAAGGCCACCACCTTCGGTCCGCAGTCGCTGGCACCCGAACTGCTCAAAGACATGCTGACCGGACAGACGCGCATGAACAAGCCGGGCGACGCCAAGACGCTCACCGATATCGTGAGTCAGGCGTCGGTGGCGGGCGACGTGGCGGGCGCGATGGTGCTGGCCAACCGCCCCGACTCGGTGCCGACCCTGAAGACCATCCGGGTGCCGACCCTGATTCTGGAGGGGCTGGAAGACACGGTGTATCCACCCGAATTCAGCATGAAGATGATGCAGAACATTCCGAACGCGAAGCTGGTGATCATTCCGGGGGCCGCACACGCCGCCATTTTCGAGAAGGCCAGCGCCGCCAACGCCGCCATCATCGACTGGGCCAGGGCGGTTCGCTGA